Genomic segment of Paenalkalicoccus suaedae:
ACTTCCCTTGGCATAAGAAGCTCTAGGTTGGTACGCGTCTCACCGAGGTTCTCGATATCAATGTATACATCATCCGTTTCGTCTAATGGCTCAAGATCCGGCTGATATGTCCACACGAGGAACGTCAATGTAATACTCGTCAAAATCATTACCCACAAAACAACCGTTTTTACGTTCTCGATCATTCTGGAATCACCACTTCCTCAGCATACGGCAAGCTGAATGAAAACGTCGTGCCTTTCCCCCACTCACTGCTTACCCAAATATTACCTCCGTGCGCAAGTGCAATCTCCTTCGCAATCGCAAGTCCAAGTCCCGTCCCACCAAGGTTACGCGAGCGAGCCTTATCAACGCGATAGAAGCGATCGAATACGTTCGGAATATTTTCTTTCGGAATCCCAACGCCCTCATCTTTTACACTAACGACGATACGATCCTTTTCTTGCTTTAACGAAACTGTGATGGAGCCACCTTCAGGAGAGTACTTAACAGCGTTCGATACAATATTGTCCATCAGCTGCATGAGCTTGTCCCGATCTCCTTTAATGGCAATCGGCTCGTCCACAATCTTACGCTTAAAGTCAATTGCTTGATTCTTCGTCGACATTTCAAACCGATCGACAACCTGATTAATTAGCTGCGGCGCATGAATCGTCGCAACATTCATGTTGTAATCTTTACTATCCATTTTAGAAAGCTGTAGCAAATCATTGACAAGACGAATCATTCGGTCCGTCTCGTTCGCCGTCACCTCAAGGAACTGTGGTGCAATATCTGGATCCTGCAACGCCCCGTCCTGTAGCGCTTCTAAATAGCTCTTCATCGACGTGAGCGGCGTACGTAGCTCATGGGAGACATTCGCCACAAACTCGCGACGCTCTTCCTCCACGCGCTCCTGCTCCGTCACATCATGCAGTACCGCAATTACCCCATTCTCTTGTCCATTCTCTTTTTCAATGACAGAAAAATTAGCCTCGATCACAATCTCTTGATCAACCACATCAAAATCAAGAAGAAGTGGATCCTTAAACGTATACATATCCTCAAGCTTCATAAACTTGTCTAAATTAAGGAGCTTTAGTAAGCTCGAGCCAACAATCGACTCCTGCTTTTTATCCAGCATCTCCTCAGCCCGACGGTTCATCAGAATAACGTTCCCCTCGCGATCCGTCGCAATAACTCCGTCTGTCATATGCGTTAATACGGACGCAAGCTTTCGTCTCTCACCCTCCGTCGTAGCATTCGCATCCTGGAGCTTGTCGGTTAAATCATTAAACGTCCTAGCAAGTTGTCCAATCTCATCGTCCCCATATACCTTTACGTAACGCGAGAAATCTCCCTTACCCATGACAACAGCCTGTCGTTTCATATCCACAATCGGACGCGTAATCGTTCGCGATAAGAAAATACCGAGAGCCGCTGTTAAGCCAAGTGCAATGGCCGTTCCTGCAAAGAGAATCTGATTGATCTCCTGCATCTGATCATAAATATCCTCCATCGAGGCTTCAATATACACAGCACCTATAACCTGCTGATTTTCGGACTCGATCGGAACCGCCATAACACTCGTCCGGTTCCCGTTTTGGGTATTACGCATGATATCTGGCTCAGGGTCACGAATGCCAAGGAGCGCCTGTTTAATACGCGGGTCTGTCGCCCTCTGTCCGACCCTGTTACTTTGTGACGGACTCGTAGCGGTTAACACGACACTGTTAATGTCTATGACCTGAACGTCCGCATTTTCCATACTAAAGGCGTCACTACGCAAAATGTTGGATATTCGGGCCTCGAGACTCAAGCTATCCTCTTCGGTCTCACGCGTCATCTCTTGCTCGACGTTATAAGCGAGCAAGCTTGCTCGCTCATTTAACGTCCCAGTAAAGTTATCGCTCAGCTGTCCTTCCAGCTGTCCAGTAAAATACACGCCGATAACCTGCATCGCAATCATAATAAGCAAAACATATATCGTAACGATTTTGACATGAATTGATTTATAGAAGCGAATCTTTTTCATTCATTAACTCTCCTGATCTGCTTGGCGAAGATAATAGCCAACTCCTCTTCGTGTTACGATCCATGCTGGATTACTTGGGTTATCTTCTACCTTCTCTCGTAGTCGTCGTACTGTAACATCAACCGTTCTTACATCTCCAAAGTAATCATATCCCCATACTGCCTGTAAGAGGTGCTCACGCGTCATGACTTGTCCTGTGTGACGAGCTAAATAATGAATGAGCTCAAACTCACGATGAGTCAGTTCAATCGGCTCTCCACGCTTTGTAACTAAATACGCATCTGGCTGAATAAGTAGCGGTCCAATCTCAATATTCTTGTTTTCCGATTCATTATCGGATGACCTTTGATTACGACGTAAATTGGCTTTCACTCGCGCAATCAGCTCTCTCGTACTAAACGGCTTCGTGACGTAGTCATCTGCACCAAGCTCTAGACCTAGTACTTTATCAATCTCCGAATCCTTCGCAGTCAGCATAATAATCGGCATATCATACGTCTTACGCACTTCCCGACAAACTTCCATCCCATCGCGATACGGAAGCATAATATCAAGTAAAATTAAATTTGGTACATGCTCCTTCACTTTCTCAACAGCATCGTTACCATCATAGGCAACAATAACATCAAAGCCCTCTTTCTCAAGGCCGAATTTTAATATATCTGCAATTGGCTTCTCATCATCCACAACTAAAATCTTCTGCTTATCCATAACTCTCCTACCTCCTAAAAAAATGACCATTCGTTATCTATTAATAAGGTATTTATGCTATTTTTTACAAAAACCCGTCATGCTTATCTCATGACGGGGTATCAGCTACATTAAAAAAACAGTGGTACTTCTATTGTCTATCATAACATACGCTTTGTCTAGTTACGGGCGTATGACATATTCTGTCGGTGTTGGTTGGTTCTTTTGGTGGGTTCTTTGGTGGTCGGTGCTTCACTAGGTCGGCAGTAAGTACTGTAATAAGAAGAAGCTTGTATTGGTGGTTACTTGCCAAGCGTATGCATCAAATGAGAGGGCCGTTGCGTCACTTCGGTTTTCGTATGCGTCTGGCATTTTTGTTTGCATCAAATGGAGCTCCGTTTGCATCACTTTGAACAACGTTTGCACCATCTACAAGAACGTTTACGTCACTTCACACCCCGTAAACACTCCGCACCCTCCTCTACTATAAACCAAACCCGTGTCCGTCACTCAACTCCCCCCGCATCTACCCCAAAAAAACACAAAAAAACCACCTTCATCACCATGATGAGGTAGTGTACGTAAGATATGCGTGGTGCTGGCCAGAGGACTTGAACCCCCAACCTACTGATTACAAGTCAGTTGCTCTACCAATTGAGCTAGGCCAGCAAACAAACATGGTGGCTCGGGACGGAATCGAACCGCCGACACACGGATTTTCAGTCCGTTGCTCTACCGACTGAGCTACCGAGCCATGTAAGGCTGTATAGAGTTTTTTATAAAAAAATGGCGGTCCCGACGGGAATCGAACCCGCGATCTCCTGCGTGACAGGCAGGCATGTTAACCGCTACACCACGGGACCTTTTAAATTATGTGCCTTCTATGTAATTGGTTGCGGGGGGCGGATTTGAACCACCGACCTTTGGGTTATGAGCCCAACGAGCTACCAGACTGCTCCACCCCGCGACAATGATATTATGTCTTGTGCGACAAAATTAACTATACTACAGTATGACATTCACTGTCAACCTTATATTTAAAATGGTGACCCGTACGGGATTCGAACCCGTGTTACCGCCGTGAAAGGGCGGTGTCTTAACCACTTGACCAACGGGCCAAACTATAGCATGATACTAATCTTTGCTTCGCGCTAAGACGTTTTGTTCTTGGCGACAAGATTTATATTATCACCATATAATTTCTTTTGCAATACCTTTTTGAAGATTAATTTTCTTTTTGTTTAAAAAGAGTCGAGTCTTTTCCACAAAGCTGCTCCAAGCTTCCACTTTGATTGAGGTAACAGGACCCATTCTCCCGACATAGTCCGACTCCGCCGACCCTCTTTTCATCCCAAAAAAATAGTCAGCGCCCGGGTAGGACGCCGACATGCTACTTATGCAAATACGCCACGCACTAAGTTTGTTTGCTTACGGTCAGGGCCCACGGAGAAGATAGATAGTGGAATACCTGTAAGCTGAGAAATTCGCTCAATATAGAAGAGCGCATTTTTAGGGAGCTCATGTAACGACTTAACCCCAGTAATGTCCTCTGTCCAACCTGGCATTTCTTCGTAAACCGGCTCACACTCAGCTAACACCTTCAGGCTCGCTGGGAACTCTTCCATGATCTCGCCACGATATTTGTAGGCAACACAAATTTTAAGTGTCTCAATTCCTGTTAATACATCAATCGAGTTAAGGGATAGATCGGTAATTCCGCTCACGCGACGAGCATGACGTACAACAACGCTATCAAACCAGCCTACACGACGTGGACGACCTGTCGTTGTACCATACTCCTTACCAATTTCACGAATTTGATCACCAATCTTATCGTGTAGTTCTGTTGGGAAAGGACCGTCACCAACGCGAGTTGTATACGCTTTTGATACGCCAACAACATGATTAATACGTGATGGACCAACACCAGAACCGATCGTGACGCCACCTGCGATTGGGTTAGAAGATGTAACGAACGGATACGTTCCTTGGTCAATATCGAGCATAACGCCCTGTGCACCTTCGAATAGCACGCGCTTTCCGTCATCTAATCCGTCGTTTAAGATAACAGACGTGTCCGCCACGTATTTCGCAATTTGCTGCCCATAGTCAAAGTATTCCTCTAGAATCTCTTCCTTCGTAAATCCGTCTACTTCGTAGATACGCTCAAGAATGCGGTTCTTTTCACGTAGATTTACTTCTAGCTTTTCTTCAAATGTCTCGCGGTCTAATAGGTCAGCAATACGAATCCCAACGCGAGCTGCTTTATCCATGTAAGCTGGGCCAATTCCCTTACGAGTCGTCCCAATCTTGTTCGCTCCCTTTGACTCCTCTTCCACGATATCAAGCTTTAAGTGGTAAGGCAGAATCACGTGCGCACGATTACTAATACGCAGGTTGCTCGTATCCACATTACGCTCATGTAAATAAGCAAGCTCCTCTAC
This window contains:
- a CDS encoding adenylosuccinate synthase codes for the protein MPSVVVVGTQWGDEGKGKITDYLSENAEMIARYQGGNNAGHTIVFNDTKYKLHLIPSGIFYSDKTCVIGNGMVIDPKALVEELAYLHERNVDTSNLRISNRAHVILPYHLKLDIVEEESKGANKIGTTRKGIGPAYMDKAARVGIRIADLLDRETFEEKLEVNLREKNRILERIYEVDGFTKEEILEEYFDYGQQIAKYVADTSVILNDGLDDGKRVLFEGAQGVMLDIDQGTYPFVTSSNPIAGGVTIGSGVGPSRINHVVGVSKAYTTRVGDGPFPTELHDKIGDQIREIGKEYGTTTGRPRRVGWFDSVVVRHARRVSGITDLSLNSIDVLTGIETLKICVAYKYRGEIMEEFPASLKVLAECEPVYEEMPGWTEDITGVKSLHELPKNALFYIERISQLTGIPLSIFSVGPDRKQTNLVRGVFA
- the yycF gene encoding response regulator YycF, yielding MDKQKILVVDDEKPIADILKFGLEKEGFDVIVAYDGNDAVEKVKEHVPNLILLDIMLPYRDGMEVCREVRKTYDMPIIMLTAKDSEIDKVLGLELGADDYVTKPFSTRELIARVKANLRRNQRSSDNESENKNIEIGPLLIQPDAYLVTKRGEPIELTHREFELIHYLARHTGQVMTREHLLQAVWGYDYFGDVRTVDVTVRRLREKVEDNPSNPAWIVTRRGVGYYLRQADQES
- the walK gene encoding cell wall metabolism sensor histidine kinase WalK, giving the protein MKKIRFYKSIHVKIVTIYVLLIMIAMQVIGVYFTGQLEGQLSDNFTGTLNERASLLAYNVEQEMTRETEEDSLSLEARISNILRSDAFSMENADVQVIDINSVVLTATSPSQSNRVGQRATDPRIKQALLGIRDPEPDIMRNTQNGNRTSVMAVPIESENQQVIGAVYIEASMEDIYDQMQEINQILFAGTAIALGLTAALGIFLSRTITRPIVDMKRQAVVMGKGDFSRYVKVYGDDEIGQLARTFNDLTDKLQDANATTEGERRKLASVLTHMTDGVIATDREGNVILMNRRAEEMLDKKQESIVGSSLLKLLNLDKFMKLEDMYTFKDPLLLDFDVVDQEIVIEANFSVIEKENGQENGVIAVLHDVTEQERVEEERREFVANVSHELRTPLTSMKSYLEALQDGALQDPDIAPQFLEVTANETDRMIRLVNDLLQLSKMDSKDYNMNVATIHAPQLINQVVDRFEMSTKNQAIDFKRKIVDEPIAIKGDRDKLMQLMDNIVSNAVKYSPEGGSITVSLKQEKDRIVVSVKDEGVGIPKENIPNVFDRFYRVDKARSRNLGGTGLGLAIAKEIALAHGGNIWVSSEWGKGTTFSFSLPYAEEVVIPE